In a genomic window of Zonotrichia albicollis isolate bZonAlb1 chromosome 7, bZonAlb1.hap1, whole genome shotgun sequence:
- the LOC141729559 gene encoding uncharacterized protein LOC141729559, with protein sequence MAQEQLHDKEKPHKCLECGKSFRQSSTLIRHQMIHTGEWPYECGECGKGFSCRSALIGHQRIHTGERPYECGECGKGFSCSSHLVTHQRIHTGERPYECGECGKGFSCSSALVTHRRIHTGERPYECPTCGKRFQTSSNLRLHERIHTGGRPFRCPDCGKGFKHNSTLITHWRIHTGERPYECPQCGKSFTTSSALTRHQRRHQ encoded by the coding sequence atggcccaggagcagcttcatgataaggagaagccccacaagtgcttggagtgtgggaagagcttcagacagagcagcaccctgatccgccaccagatgatccacactggggaatggccctacgaatgtggggaatgtgggaagggcttcagctgcagatcTGCCCTCATCgggcaccaacgcatccacactggggaaaggccCTACgaatgtggggaatgtgggaagggcttcagctgcagctcccacctcgtcacccaccaacgcatccacactggggagaggccctacgagtgtggggaatgtgggaagggcttcagctgcagctccgccCTCGTCACCCACcgacgcatccacactggggagaggccctacgagtgccccacatgtgggaagaggtttcagaccagctcaaatctccgcctgcatgagcggattcacacaggtgggaggcccttccgctgccctgactgtgggaagggcttcaagcacaactccaccctcatcacccactggcgcatccacactggggagaggccctacgagtgtccccagtgtgggaagagcttcaccaccagctctgccttgaccagacaccaacggaggcaccagtaa